In Vigna radiata var. radiata cultivar VC1973A chromosome 3, Vradiata_ver6, whole genome shotgun sequence, the following proteins share a genomic window:
- the LOC106757705 gene encoding uncharacterized protein C57A7.06, producing the protein MKLKEIERGNRKNQKSKKKKQNLQRQKRGPRLPSSLQKQIDRLNPTTTLDSANSDDDNDLYEYEEERAEEESRKNKRYDPVSVNDDLSEEIEDENVQSDDESGDSDYIGTKRDENVQSDDSGEDDGRHARMLQAITGMPGEAFEENTKKKKTMNDFVIPKLYPGSEYNPSSDVGEVNARISIEDLLNPLSEKPTYGKLRKRQLQIMKHGRIVHAPLSKAVQAKVERTAAYEISKKDVSKWQHIIQRNREAPTVFFDEDVNLGFSTVGAIASEFEPRTEFEKKIAALVYDNEVTDAHKNDGSKLLEMNKVSIEDEKDRQNRIAKMRSLLFRHEMKAKHIKKIKSRTFHRLLKKDRLKAEASQIQMDPQAAKEHAMKRERERAEERMTLKHKNQNRWAKRIIQRGLNSQDEGTRAAIAEQHQRHAELTRKMHSMKDSSSSSEDTSDEDEDENSAGSDQERAYKLLGKARDKTMKVLEEEDEVPKSGLLSLPFMRRGLEKRREEAVEEANLAFQEYEDSLKKLENSDGLGDPKAASTSGRRVFGPAKAQISDTSVKVKSYNSYGGSDSEDDLGIGKSDNMENMGSHLLHNKDSVVIQEDTDTHKESLLKTIDDIIENPGPKTTCEVSIFVSDQWKKAKNKNENTTIKKSPNLTGPVSQNKKDAEKEIGEDSDTDSEGQMVDGILSSVSKVPYELPSQEELIRQAFAGDDVEGDFEKNKQEILEEENPEPEKPLLLPGWGQWTHIQEKKGLPSWMLKKHEDAQKKRAEALKKRKDAQLKNVIISEKIDKKAEKLHTKSLPFPFTSKEVFEQSMRVPIGPEFNPATAIGPLNQPEVVKKPGVIIKPVEFEDVNPHEKSEQRSGDKRKFKKTSGKPVKKAKVGGKK; encoded by the exons ATGAAGCTTAAAGAGATAGAGAGAGGTAACCGGAAAAATCAGAAgtcaaagaagaagaagcaaaaccTACAACGGCAGAAGAGAGGCCCTCGTTTGCCTTCTTCTTTGCAAAAGCAGATTGACCGTTTAAACCCTACAACTACCTTAGACAGTGCCAATTCCGATGACGACAACGACCTTTACGAATACGAGGAAGAGAGGGCCGAGGAAGAGTCTAGGAAAAATAAGCGTTACGACCCTGTTTCCGTGAACGATGACCTCTCTGAAGAAATTGag GATGAGAATGTGCAATCTGATGATGAAAGTGGGGACAGTGATTACATTGGGACTAAGAGGGATGAAAATGTTCAAAGTGATGATTCTGGAGAAGATGATGGGAGGCATGCAAGGATGCTACAAGCAATTACTGGTATGCCTGGTGAGGCTTTTGAAG AGAATACGAAGAAAAAGAAGACGATGAATGACTTTGTTATCCCTAAGCTATATCCAGGGTCTGAATATAATCCTAGTAGTGATGTTGGGGAAGTTAATGCACGCATTAGCATAGAGGACCTACTGAATCCTCTTAGTGAAAAGCCGACTTATGGAAAACTTCGGAAGAGACAGCTTCAAATTATGAAGCACGGTAGAATTGTTCATGCGCCACTTTCAAAGGCGGTTCAAGCAAAGGTAGAGAGGACAGCAGCCTATGAAATATCAAAGAAAGATGTCAGCAAGTGGCAGCATATTATTCAGAGAAATAGAGAGGCTCCAACTGTTTTCTTTGATGAAGATGTGAATCTAGGATTTTCAACTGTAGGAGCAATAGCTTCTGAATTTGAACCCAGAACGgaatttgagaagaaaatagcTGCACTAGTTTATGACAATGAAGTAACGGATGCCCATAAAAATGATGGTTCTAAGCTTCTTGAAATGAACAAG GTGTCTATTGAAGATGAGAAGGATAGGCAAAATCGGATTGCTAAAATGCGGAGCCTTCTTTTTCGTCATGAAATGAAGGCAAAGCATATTAAAAAGATCAAGTCCAGAACATTTCATCGTTTGTTGAAGAAAGATAGGTTAAAAGCAGAAGCTTCTCAGATACAAATGGACCCCCAAGCTGCTAAAGAACATGCCATGAAACGAGAGCGTGAAAGGGCCGAG GAACGCATGACTCtaaaacacaaaaaccagaatcgGTGGGCTAAGCGTATTATACAACGTGGCTTAAATAGCCAAGATGAAGGAACACGTGCGGCTATAGCTGAACAACATCAAAGACATGCTGAATTGACTAGAAAAATGCACTCTATGAAGGATAGCAGCAGTAGCAGTGAAGATACCAGtgatgaggatgaagatgaaaacTCTGCTGGTTCTGATCAGGAGAGGGCTTACAAGCTTTTGGGAAAAGCTAGAGATAAAACCATGAAAGTGTTGGAGGAAGAGGATGAAGTTCCCAAATCAGGATTGCTTTCTTTGCCTTTTATG AGGCGTGGAttggagaaaagaagagaggaagCTGTCGAAGAAGCTAACCTTGCTTTCCAAGAATATGAAGATTCCTTGAAGAAACTAGAGAATTCTGATGGCTTAGGAGATCCAAAAGCTGCTTCTACCAGTGGCCGAAGAGTATTTGGACCAGCCAAAGCTCAAATATCTGATACCAGTGTTAAGGTAAAATCATATAATAGCTATGGTGGCAGTGATAGTGAGGATGACTTGGGAATCGGCAAAAGTGACAACATGGAGAATATGGGAAGTCACCTTTTGCATAACAAGGATTCGGTTGTAATTCAAGAAGACACTGATACTCACAAGGAATCTTTGTTGAAG ACCATTGATGATATTATTGAAAATCCTGGGCCAAAAACTACATGCGAAGTTTCCATATTTGTGTCAGATCAGTGGAAAAAG gcaaagaacaaaaatgaaaacacaacTATTAAGAAGTCTCCAAACCTTACAGGGCCAGttagtcaaaataaaaaa GATGCTGAAAAGGAAATTGGAGAGGATAGTGATACCGATAGTGAGGGACAGATGGTGGATGGAATTCTGTCTTCTGTTTCTAAAGTGCCTTATGAACTTCCTTCTCAAGAGGAGCTCATTCGGCAAGCGTTTGCAGGGGATGATGTAGAAGGGGATTTTGAAAAGAACAAGCAGGAGATCCTCGAGGAAGAAAATCCTGAGCCAGAAAAGCCTCTGTTACTTCCTGGCTGGGGCCAGTGGACACATATACAGGAAAAGAAAGGTTTACCATCTTGGATGCtgaaaaaacatgaagatgCCCAGAAAAAAAGGGCAGAGGCACTCAAAAAGAGGAAGGATGCTCAGCTTAAAAACGTGATTATATCTGAAAAGATAGATAAGAAG GCTGAAAAACTGCATACTAAATCACTGCCGTTCCCGTTTACATCCAAAGAGGTGTTTGAACAGAGCATGCGTGTGCCAATCGGACCTGAATTTAATCCAGCAACTGCAATTGGTCCTCTTAACCAACCCGAA GTGGTGAAGAAACCAGGTGTTATAATAAAGCCGGTGGAGTTTGAAGACGTGAATCCTCATGAAAAATCAGAACAACGAAGTGGTGATAAGCGAAAGTTTAAGAAAACTAGTGGCAAACCCGTGAAAAAGGCGAAAGTGGGAGGGAAAAAGTAA
- the LOC106756967 gene encoding indole-3-acetic acid-induced protein ARG2-like, which yields MDCGRFKFTLKNFSTRSMASSFTIIKLFSSFSMAENSNCFTIRRGYAAVSEVGGSMSNSKMQPKSEEEKVSNENNWWIPDPLTGFYKPLNINDIDAAELRAKLLPKKSNKPSSS from the exons ATGGACTGTGGGAGATTTAAGTTCACGTTGAAGAATTTTTCAACACGATCAATGGCTTCATCTTTCACCATTATTaaacttttctcttctttttctatggCAGAAAATTCAAACTGTTTCACCATCAG ACGTGGTTACGCTGCAGTATCAGAAGTTGGAGGTTCGATGAGTAACAGCAAAATGCAACCAAAGTCAGAGGAAGAGAAAGTGTCGAATGAGAACAACTGGTGGATTCCAGATCCTCTCACTGGCTTCTACAAACCCCTTAACATCAATGACATTGACGCTGCTGAATTGCGTGCTAAGCTTCTACCAAAAAAGTCCAACAAACCATCTTCTTcgtaa